The Alnus glutinosa chromosome 8, dhAlnGlut1.1, whole genome shotgun sequence DNA segment atataatcatactaattatcttttataattaaattatatattatatagatacttatagatataactaataattatatattgtataacaataaataaataaataattattgttaattaataagtgataaaataaataagttatttttttatcaatatatatgcatatatttattaataaatatgtatattaataaatatatacgagtcgagctaatAAGCGAGCCGAGCCTTTTTACGGATATGTTcgcgaactttaaacgagcgagccgGGTTTTACAcgggtatgtatcgtttaataatcgagtatagtttCGTGTCCAcaaatagctcatttaataaccgagtcgcGCACGAGCTGAGCCTTATCGAGCCGAGCCCGAGCGAGCTCACgggtagctttgcttcgtttacatccctgCAAGCAAGCTTGCATTGAGCAGTAGAACCAAGCTATGTGTCAGACTGAGACGGTGCCATCACGTTCTCTCAAGCACAACGGTCCTTACCCAGTGGTTCCCCTGACCTCCCCATCGTCTTCTCCGCTTCCGAGGGGCTGGCCGCTGAAAGTAGGACCTCCGCATAAGATGGCGCAAGATCTTTGCCAAACAACCCAGTCCCTCTGGTAATAGTATATCTCTGGACCAGCCCTTGCTCAACCAATTTCCCAGACTTCCTTAGCACCGACGACGAAGGAACAAGCCGAGACCTAACTGAAGCTATAAGAAAAACAATAACCTTACCCAACTCAGCGGCAAAACGGCTCTAGCCCCGCCCTTCACGGCCCTCGGGAATCAAAATGATCCCTCTCTGGCCACCCACAGCATAGACTGCCACCTCAAAGAATCTGTCGACTGGATTACTCCGTAACAAGGGATGAACAATGGTTAATTGGATAGTATGTGGGTGTGTATGGTGTGATAGTAAAGTATTCGAGATACCCTGAACCTCTTAATGTTAGAATTATTCAAAGAATCCTAAAAAACTCCCAAACAACTACAAGAACTAtctaataattttcttcttaatattatttcattcttcaataccctattTATTGGGTTACAAAGCTGGAAATacgaaaaagataaataaataaatattacataaatattattaaaccTAATGGGATAATTAATTCCTTTATTTCCTTTCGAATAGAAAACCTAACCTAATGGGATATAATTCTCTTAAATTagggattcttgctttatgagcaagaatccaaatccttaaatatattttatttagtcattgagtcataatatataatttcatgAATGCCCTCTCACATAACCCTAGCCCTTAGGTACGTAACATACCACATCTCCTAACAAGGAGAACTTTCGACCCCTCCCTATAAGAATTCACAAACTCCTTATCCCCTCTCCATTATCAAAGCCAACCATACTAAGTATGAGCTCCCAAAAACACCAACCCAAAGAAACTCCTCATTTCTTCCACCCTTACCACCGAGGCTCTTTCTACCGCCGAAAACACAAAAGTTTTAGCCTCCACAAAACACCACCTCCCCATTTGACGGATCAGCATGAAAGATACATAAGTTTTCTTTTCTACATGAATGATAGTATTGTTACCGATTGTACTACATCAACTGGAAAGGTGACTTATATAAATGATGTAggttgttagaatattaattaaatgattaaatttacattttttttttatcagtttaaactttttatATCTGAGCCAAAAGTCCTGAATTTGAACAATGTCTTCGCCATTTCCtattaatttgagattttgaaataagtggttgatatgaaaattttatttatagatCCTACTTTCATATTTAAGTTTTAGGATTCTCCGCTGATAAATAGTTTTGCGGTTCTTAAACATTGTGAAAATTGTGATGCTATATTATAGAAACACAATTTTACTATAACTAAGAACTTGCAAATTTGGGATGGTTAGAAGGCATgtctctaaaaaagaaaaaaagaaaatcattgcTAATGCTTTTGCATTTGGTATAACTTTTCCTAATTTTTCTCAATTGTTTTTGTTCACCAATTTCTCATAAATTTTTAGACTTTAGCATGCATGCACCAATAAATGAAATGTGTGAGCTAGCAGTACCAATAAACGATGCATCAGGCTTTGCCTAAGAATGCATCAGGCTTTGCCTAATAATGCATCAGGCTTGAACAAATGATGGCTGGAATCCACCTGTGGCCTCCTACATAGTTGTCTAGCTGGATCTAATAATGTTtataagtttatttttaaaagggaAGGTGAAGATATAATCGATCACATATTTATTATAGTCTTAGTCAAAATTGTTAAAACTGTATTGTGTGAGTGAGTAGTACCAATAAATGACTTGTTTCATTTGTCGAAATTGTGTACCAACTCATCCTTTCCTCTCTCACTTGAAAGTAGTGTAGATTTCTTCCTTCTCTGTTTTGATGAATATCAACTTGAAAGTAGTTGTTACTAATCTTTTGTTGCTTTTATCCCAGAATCAAACAATCTTTATATAAATTGTGGTGGACAAACAGTAACTATAAATGGAAGTACTATATATTATGAAGATGCTGATACAGATTCAAGTGGAGCTTCACACCTCCACCAGAATTCAAACAGCTGGGCATTTAGCAGCACTGGTAACTTCATGGATAATGGTGACGATGACACTTATATTGTGTCAAATTCATCCAGGCTCTCTATGACCAACCCTGAATTGTACATGAATGCACGCCTTTCTcctatttctcttacttattaTGCTTTTTGTTTGAGAAATGGAAATTACAAAGTAAACCTCCATTTTGCGGAGATAATGTTCACTGATGACAAAACATATAGAAGCTTGGGAAGGCGTATATTTGATATTTACATTCAGGTAGTTATTACAATATACTTCCACTTTCATCAAGCAATTTTCAATTACTCAAGTAGGTTCTAGCATGAAAGGGTTGACATAAATGGATTATAATATTGTAGGGAGAGTTGGTATTGAAGGATTTCAACATTGTAAAAGAGGCTGGTGGAGTGGGTAAGGCAGTTATAAAAACTTTTACAGCAGCtgtgaataataataataccttGGAGATTCGTTTCTACTGGGCTGGGAAGGGCACAACTGATATCCCGAACAAAGGAGTCTATGGTCCTCTTATTTCAGCTATTTCTGTGGTTAATTCTGGtaggttttatgttttatgaatttgTTTTAACTCTAATGGTTTGAAAGTGAACCTTCCCCAGACTTACTTATATCTGAGCATTTAAACGAGCACGAtgctaattatattttattaatttcctTAAAGTATTTGAGTTGAaccttttaatttgtttatggtATCATAGATCGATGTATTTGTCTTTTTTGTCcacattttatgattttattttatattttttcagtTTGATGTGTACTACTTCAGGAAATGATATTCAAAAATCATATTGATGAATAAGAGAATGAAATCCTGTTCttgtttattttcattataacTCTTACGTTTTTTCTTCAAGCCGATTATATATCAGAAAATGGAACTAGTATATCTCTGGGTGCAATGGTCGGGATTGTCGTTGCTGGAGCTTTTGTTATATTTGCAATTGGTATCGTCGGGTGGAAATGTCGTGAACAGAAAAATAAGATGGAACAAGGTATTTGCAAGGAAATTAATATTGTTATtatatagataaatatttatttttgatatgttctttggattcttttttttgtttagtttatatttttttccccaTTGAGCACTTTGCATGTGTTCAATGGAAATTTTAGATTatctccaaaccctaattcttTCAAGTGGAAACAGCTCACTTACTCATCATCTATTTGGTTACAATATGCTTTAAAATGTGTCAAACTATGAGGAATGTCAAGAATTTTGCAATTTTCTTAGACATGCTTTCATATCTGACTTGGTATCTTCCTCAGATTTAAAGGGTTTGAACTTGCAAACTGGTACATTCACCTTAAGGCAAATCAAAGCTGCAACAAACAACTTCGATGCTGCAAATAAAATTGGAGAAGGTGGTTTTGGTTCTGTTTATAAGGTATTTGTAGAATAAATAGTTTCTTTTCATTGAATCTCTCTTATTgtagttctttctttttgaagtGTTCCTTACTCATATATGACAAAATTTTATGTTTCCCAATTGCAGGGCCTTCTGTCAGATGGCACCATAATTGCAGTCAAACAGCTCTCTTCCAAATCAAAGCAAGGAAATCGTGAGTTTGTGAATGAGATAGGCATGATTTCTGCTTTGCAACACCCTCATCTTGTTAAGCTCTATGGATGCTGTATTGAAGGAAATCAATTGTTGCTAGTATACGAGTACATGGAAAATAATAGTCTCGCTCGTGCTTTGTTTGGTAAACTTTTACCTTCACGAActtaattgtttttgttatgtattttttgTAATTGGCGTGCCcatcatttattgtttttttattaattggatTGATTAAAGGGCCAGAAGAATATGGGTTGAAATTGGATTGGCCAATGAGACAAAAGATTTGTGTTGGTATAGCAAGAGGTTTGGCCTTTCTCCATGAAGAATCGACACTGAAGATTGTTCATAGAGACATCAAGGCTACTAATGTCTTGCTTGATAAAAATCTCAACCCAAAGATATCTGACTTTGGTTTGGCCAAGCTTGATGAAGAGGATAATACCCACATAAGCACCCGAGTTGCTGGAACTTAGTGAGTTGCTCTATATCAATTTAATGTCACAATGTTTTGTattatcttttttcttgtttctatgTGATGCCAGTAGactaaaagaaagagagaacaaaaagaaaattgaaaaggaaaatgttatttgCACTACACTAACACAATAGgggcacaacaccccctcacatgggggtggcccTGTTGTGTTGGTGTAGTGCAACACTCAACCCCCAATTGAAAATAGAGGAATTGTTAGTAAAGTTCAATAGTACCAAAAAATTTCAGCTTGAGAAATTTcattgtttgaattgtttaacAAGCTAACTTGATTACTTCATGGTACTGATTTTTGTTTACCCATGCCATTAAGACacgaataaaaaaataataataaataaataaaataaaaaggaagaagaagaagaaggaagaaggaagaagaaagaagaagaagaagaataaaagagaagaaaaagaaggcacATATAGAAATTATTGCCCTTAATATCAGCAATTTTACAAAATCTTGATGCTGAAAATGTTACCCATTGTTTTGTGATTTGCCAGTGGATATATGGCACCTGAATATGCATTGCGGGGTTATTTAACCGATAAAGCAGATGTTTATAGTTTTGGAGTTGTTGCCTTGGAAATCGTCAGTGGGAGGACCAACACCAGTCACCGGGCAAAGGAGGAATCTTTCCAACTTCTTGATTGGGTAATTTGaatctctttctttcttgcatttatttcttttgaactCTTGGTTAATTTTTATTCTCCTTGTGTTTGTCAATCTTAACATGTAGATTAGGGAATTGTCTCATGATGAATATCCAGATGTCATATTTGCAGAGCAAGAAAGTTGACAAGGTTTCAGACCAATAGCATGTTGTTGCTAATTAGACTTGTCTAAGAAATTTTCTTAGTGTCTTAATTTCTGGCCCAATCCCTAGTCTTTTTCCAAGTTTAAGGCTATAATTTTATACACTGCTCCTATCTCTCTGTTTTCAGGCACTTcttttaaaagagaaagagagtttaTTGGAACTAGTGGATCCAAGGTTGGGCTCAAACTACAATAAAGAAGAGGTCATGGTGATGATCAATGTGGGTCTCCTATGCGCCAATGCTTCAGCAGCAGTTAGGCCTACCATGTCTGCAGTGGTGAGCATGCTTGAGGGCGACGTTGTTGTTCCAAGGTTGGTTTCAGATCCAAGTGTCTCAAATAATGAAATGAAAGAGGCAATGTGGCAGAAATATCAACAAAGCAAACAACAGAATAGGAGTGGAAGCCAGAAAGAGAGTATCTCAACGGATGGCCCATGGACTGCTTCTTCTAACTCTGCTGCTGATCTATATCCAGTCAATTTGGATTCTGATTACTTGGAGAAAAGATCTTTGAGAAGTTGAAGAAGCTCCATCTCTCAGTTTGGTCGTCAATATAAATCTTAAC contains these protein-coding regions:
- the LOC133875368 gene encoding probable leucine-rich repeat receptor-like serine/threonine-protein kinase At3g14840 isoform X1, translated to MKMFLVPILILLASTLSFSFAAARLPDSEVQALSDIAKSLGKTDWNFSVDPCTGDSGWFNSPQDLFANNLTCNCSSGTECHVVSIILQGQNLSGTLPPDLTGLPSLQLIDLTRNYLNGSIPPGWGSSTQLVNISLLGNRLTGSIPKELANIPTLKNFTVEFNQLSGNLPPELGNMSSIERFLLSSNNFTGELPDSFAGLITLKDFRISDNQFSGKIPNYIGDWKNLTKLVIQASGLNGPIPPGIAFLENLTDLRISDLNGSEESFPPLNNLKQLETLILRSCNITGRLPEYLGNRTTLNTLDLSFNKLSGEIPRNFSGLEKLKFIYLTGNLLTGEVPRWMWTEGSGNRNIDLSYNKFTFGESELSNCLHSLNLFASSLIGNNSGMVPCLKRCIDQSKSNNLYINCGGQTVTINGSTIYYEDADTDSSGASHLHQNSNSWAFSSTGNFMDNGDDDTYIVSNSSRLSMTNPELYMNARLSPISLTYYAFCLRNGNYKVNLHFAEIMFTDDKTYRSLGRRIFDIYIQGELVLKDFNIVKEAGGVGKAVIKTFTAAVNNNNTLEIRFYWAGKGTTDIPNKGVYGPLISAISVVNSADYISENGTSISLGAMVGIVVAGAFVIFAIGIVGWKCREQKNKMEQDLKGLNLQTGTFTLRQIKAATNNFDAANKIGEGGFGSVYKGLLSDGTIIAVKQLSSKSKQGNREFVNEIGMISALQHPHLVKLYGCCIEGNQLLLVYEYMENNSLARALFGPEEYGLKLDWPMRQKICVGIARGLAFLHEESTLKIVHRDIKATNVLLDKNLNPKISDFGLAKLDEEDNTHISTRVAGTYGYMAPEYALRGYLTDKADVYSFGVVALEIVSGRTNTSHRAKEESFQLLDWALLLKEKESLLELVDPRLGSNYNKEEVMVMINVGLLCANASAAVRPTMSAVVSMLEGDVVVPRLVSDPSVSNNEMKEAMWQKYQQSKQQNRSGSQKESISTDGPWTASSNSAADLYPVNLDSDYLEKRSLRS
- the LOC133875368 gene encoding probable leucine-rich repeat receptor-like serine/threonine-protein kinase At3g14840 isoform X2; this encodes MKMFLVPILILLASTLSFSFAAARLPDSEVQALSDIAKSLGKTDWNFSVDPCTGDSGWFNSPQDLFANNLTCNCSSGTECHVVSIILQGQNLSGTLPPDLTGLPSLQLIDLTRNYLNGSIPPGWGSSTQLVNISLLGNRLTGSIPKELANIPTLKNFTVEFNQLSGNLPPELGNMSSIERFLLSSNNFTGELPDSFAGLITLKDFRISDNQFSGKIPNYIGDWKNLTKLVIQASGLNGPIPPGIAFLENLTDLRISDLNGSEESFPPLNNLKQLETLILRSCNITGRLPEYLGNRTTLNTLDLSFNKLSGEIPRNFSGLEKLKFIYLTGNLLTGEVPRWMWTEGSGNRNIDLSYNKFTFGESELSNCLHSLNLFASSLIGNNSGMVPCLKRCIDQSKSNNLYINCGGQTVTINGSTIYYEDADTDSSGASHLHQNSNSWAFSSTGNFMDNGDDDTYIVSNSSRLSMTNPELYMNARLSPISLTYYAFCLRNGNYKVNLHFAEIMFTDDKTYRSLGRRIFDIYIQGELVLKDFNIVKEAGGVGKAVIKTFTAAVNNNNTLEIRFYWAGKGTTDIPNKGVYGPLISAISVVNSENGTSISLGAMVGIVVAGAFVIFAIGIVGWKCREQKNKMEQDLKGLNLQTGTFTLRQIKAATNNFDAANKIGEGGFGSVYKGLLSDGTIIAVKQLSSKSKQGNREFVNEIGMISALQHPHLVKLYGCCIEGNQLLLVYEYMENNSLARALFGPEEYGLKLDWPMRQKICVGIARGLAFLHEESTLKIVHRDIKATNVLLDKNLNPKISDFGLAKLDEEDNTHISTRVAGTYGYMAPEYALRGYLTDKADVYSFGVVALEIVSGRTNTSHRAKEESFQLLDWALLLKEKESLLELVDPRLGSNYNKEEVMVMINVGLLCANASAAVRPTMSAVVSMLEGDVVVPRLVSDPSVSNNEMKEAMWQKYQQSKQQNRSGSQKESISTDGPWTASSNSAADLYPVNLDSDYLEKRSLRS